The window TCATTTCCAGCATGGCCAACGGTGAATCGACACGGAACGGAGCTTTGCCAGTCATCAATTGGTAGAGAATGGCACCCAGGCCATAGACATCGGCAGCAGTGGTTACCTGCGACGGGGAGCGTGCCTGTTCCGGAGCCATGTAGGCAGGCGTGCCGATGATCGTTGCTGTCATCGACTGTGGATCATTGGGATCAAATCGGCCTGCTAATCCAAAATCAACGACGTGAGGTTCGCCTTTTTCATCCAAAAGAATGTTAGATGGTTTTAAATCACGATGCAGGATGCCTCGCTGATGAGCATGATGCACCGCATGGGCAATGGTTTCCACCATGCGGGCATGATGCATCATATCGGTACCTGGTCCGGAAGGTTCCATGGCCAGGCTGCCACCCGGATAAAATTTCATCACAAAATAGGGGATGCTGGTGGCAGCTCCTTGCGGTGTCCATTCGCCTACTTCATAGATTGGAACCAAATGCGGGTGATCCAGCCGGGCAATCGATTCTGCCTCGACACGGAAACGGTTTTTCAATTCTTGTGTGGCTGCGGTGCCATGCAGCAGGGTCTTGATGGCGACTGCACGCTGCAGTGATGGCTGTGAAGCACGGTAGACTACTCCCATACCGCCCTGCCCCAGTTCTTCTTCGATAATGTAACCGGGAATGGTGGGAAAGACGGTGGGACGTTTCTGTGGTTTGCGTCGTGGCCAGGTCACGGTGGAGCCGTAGGCTGCGAGCAGTCGAGCTATCTCTTCGCGATATTGTGGAAACCGGGTAATGAAATCCTGAACCGTGGCAGTCTGGCCAAAGCGATTGCAAAGGAAAAATTCGCTGGCGATCAATTCGATGATTTTATCACGATACTCCAGCAGTTGTGGAAAGCGTTTTAGATATTCTTCAATCCGTGGAAAGTCGTTCCGGTGATATCGGAATTCAAGTTCGACGTGAATCAGTTCAATTAACAGGTGCAGTTGACTATCTGCACCTTCCACAATAAAGGATTCGATTTCAGGTGGTGTGCCAGATTGCCAGGCATGTTCAAACTGTCGGATAGCATCTTCTGCAACAGATTCTATGGACGACATGGTATGCTTCATGGGAAATTGCAATCACATTTAACAATCGGCACAGGTATTAATATAGCTATCCGTGATGAACTTACGATGTACGTGAGCTACTACAGTTGCAGTATCCTCTTTACCCATGATGCTTCGCAAGTGTTTCAATAGGAATCGTAAGTGCAGGCACGTTCCAATCGTTTACGTATCCGCTCGCGTATTCGCCGGACTGATCGTTCTGCCCGGTTGAGTTGCTCACTGATTTCTGTCGCAGTGAAACCTTGCAAACTGAGTTCCAGTACAGAACGCTCATCTTCATCGCTCAGCGACTGAAATAGATCTTCAACAGTTTCAGCCAGGACAGCAGCTTCCTGTGGGAGTGGATCGCGATCAACCGCAGTCTGCCAGAGTGCCGGCATGCTTGGCTCTGAACCACCTTGCGCCACTTCCCGTGTCATATCACGCTTTTCGGTACGGTAATGTGCTGCCCGATCTGCACATTTGCGAACGGTGATCATGGTGAGCAGTCCCCAGAGACTGTCCCAGTTCTGAATTTCGAAGTTCCCTTCGCGTTGTCTGACAAAGAAACTCTTGTAAGCAGATTGGACAACATCTTCAGGAGCATCTTTGACAGTCAGGCGTTGATCCAGATGTTTACGTGCCAGCCCCATCAGGCGGTTGGCGTATCGCTGAAAGACTTCCCGCGCAGCTTCATCCTCGCCTGTTTTGAGTCGGGTCATCAAATCGTCAAATGAATCATTCACATTCATGACATTCCCTTCGGCATTTTTCGGAGAGCAAATAATTCTTGGCCGGAACGGAACATGGTGTGGATTACCCTAATGGATGCCTGCTTGTGCATTCCAGGCGGGTTCACTCAGTTGGTTATACCGACTGGTTGATGCTGATCCAACGTATGGTCAACAAGCTATACCCCGCTTCATTATTCTTTCACTTGAGTTGAGGTAGAAAGTCATGTTCCGACGCTGGTATCAAAGCAAGTACTCATCACAGAATCCCCGTCCGGTAGTTCTTCCACGCATGAAGCGTTACAGTCTAAACCTTGAGAAGCTGGAAGACCGCACCGTACCCGCGGTAACCGCCAGTTTTTCTGCTGCAACAGGCAGCCTGACTATCTTTGGCGATAATCTGGATAACAACATCGTCATCAGTCGCAATACTGCTGGTGGAATTCTGGTCAATGGCGGTGCGGTAGCAATTCAAGGTGGAACCCCAACGGTTGCAAATACTGCAATGATCCAGGCTTTTGGTCAGGGTGGTAATGATCAGATTGCCCTCAATGAAGCCAATGGCGCCCTGCCTCGTGCCTTGCTGTTCGGTGGGGCTGGCAACGACGTGCTGACAGGAGGCTCTGCAGCAGACCAGCTATTTGGCCAGTCAGGCAATGACACCCTGCTTGGCAAAGGGGGGGCGGATTTTCTTTTCGGGGGAACGGAGAACGACACACTGACAGGCGGCGATGCTGACGATCAGGTGTTCGGTGAATCAGGTGATGACCGCATGATCTGGAATCCCGGCGATGATACCGATCTGAACGAAGGTGGTGCTGGCATTGATACCGTCGAAATCAACGGCGGCAACGGTGCCGAGCAGTTCACCACAACTGCCAATGGCACACGCGTACGGTTTGATCGACTCGACCCTGCTCCATTCTCCATCGATATTGGCACCAGCGAAAACCTGGTCGTCAATATGAATGGCGGTAACGACAGTTTTTCTGCTACCGGCAATCTGGCGGCACTCATCAAAATTACCATAGATGGTGGCACGGGTAACGATACCATCCTTGGTTCCAACGGCATTGACTTGCTGCGGGGCGGCGATGGCGATGACTTCATTGATGGCCAGCAGGGCAACGATGTCGTCTTCATGGGTGCTGGTAACGATGTGTTCCAGTGGGATCCAGGTGATGGCAGCGATGTGGTAGAAGGCCAGGATGGCCTCGACACCATGCAGTTTAACGGCAGTGCAGGCAATGAAATTTTTGAAGCCTCGGTCAACGGTGGCCGTGTCAGGTTTACCCGTAACCTGGGCAACATTGTCATGGATCTGGATGACGTCGAACGCATCAATCTCCAGATGTTGGGTGGCACGGACACGCTGATCGTCAACGATTTAAGTGGTACTGATGTCACGGAGATCAACGCAAACCTGGCTGGTACTATCGGTGGCACAACCGGAGATAGTCAGTCTGATACCGTCATCGTCAATGGCAACAAGTTCAGCAATATTATTGACGTCTTTGGTGCGGGGACATCGGTAGCCGTGCTTGGAATGCCAACTGTCGTAAACATTACCCAATCTGAAGGAGCCAATGATGCTTTGGTCATCAATGGCATGGCAGGAAATGATGGAATCACAGCAACCACACTTCCGGCTGGTGTTGTTAAGCTGACGATAGACGGTGGTACAGGCAATGACACGTTACTTGGCAGTCAGGGGGCGGATGTTTTCTTCGGCGGCGATGGCGATGACTTTGTCTTCGGCGACAATGGCAATGATGTAGCCTTGCTGGGTGCTGGAAACGATGTGTTCCAGTGGGATCCGGGTGATGGCAACGACACCATTGAAGGGCAGGATGGCATTGATCAGATGCTCTTCTTCGGCTCTAACGCCAGCGAAAATATCAATATCGTGGCCAACGGCGGTCGAGTACTCTTCCTCCGTGATGTTGCCAACGTCACCATGGATTTGAACGACCTGGAAAACATCGAGTTCCGAGCCTTGGGCGGTGCGGATAACATCGTCGTGGGCGATCTTTCCGGTACGGATGTTGTCTCTATCGGCCTCGATCTTCGAGGGCCGAATGGTGGTGGCGATGGCGCTGCTGACTCTGTCACGGTCAATGGCACCAACGGCGCTGATGTCTTCGGAGCAGCCGGCGATGCAGGTGGGATCAACGTGTTCGGCCTGCACGCCAGTGTCAACATCTTCTTCCAGGAACAAGCCAATGATCGGTTAACGCTCAACGGTCTGGGTGGCGATGATGTAATCAATGCAACCTCACTGGAAGCCGATGGCATTCAACTCACCATGAACGGTGGACTAGGCAACGACCTTTTCATCGGCAGCGAAGGCGATGACCTGATCAACGGCGGGGATGGCAACGATACTGCCCTCATGGGTGCCGGCGACGATACCTTCATCTGGAACCCAGGAGATGACAACGACACACTGGAAGGTCAGGATGGTTTCGACCGAATGACCTTCAATGGTGCCAATATCTCTGAGAATATTGACATTTCAGCCAATGGTGGTCGTGTGCGATTCTTTCGTAATGTTGCCAATGTCCTGATGGACCTGAATGACGTTGAAGGCATCGATTTCAATGCACTCGGGGGTGCAGATGTAATTGTGGTCAATGACTTAAGTGGCACGGATGTGGTGGAAGTGAACCTGAATCTGGCAGGATTTGGCGGCGTTGGCGATGCACAACCCGATACTGTCATCGTTCAGGGAACACAGGCTGATGATGTCATACTTGCTCTGGGTGATGCATCAGGTAGCAGCGTACTCGGATTGGCAGCCCGGGTAAATATCACGGGTGTTGAAGCAGTCAACGACCGTCTCGTCATCAATGCCGGAAGCGGAGATGATGTGATTGAAGCCTCCGGCTTGTCGAGTGCTGCTATTCAGTTAACCGGCAACGGCGAGGAAGGCAATGATGTGCTCGTCGGTGGTGATGGTAACGATGTTCTCACCGGCGGGGCTGGCGATGATGTGCTCATCGGCGGCCTGGGATTGGATATCCTCGATGGTGGGACTGGTGATAATGTTGTGATTCAGTAATTGCCAAGTAAAGTAAATTTCAACTGGACGGCCAAGTGCCGTCCAGTTTTATTTATGAGGTCTTCTGTGAAATTGTTTGAAGTGAAGAGGCTGACCACTTAACATCGAGTAGATTGGGAAAGTGATTGAGTAGTAGAAAGTCAATTCAGGAATATCCAGGGAGTCTTACCATGAGTGCCGGTTTGCCTACCGTTCTGATGCACCTTGCCAACAGCCTTACCGAACGCTGGTGGGTTTTTGTCGTGCGAGGCGTGATTGCCATTCTGTTTGGCATTCTCTGCTTCGTGCAACCTGAGTTATCTCTGACTACATTGGTTCTGATGTTTGGAAGCTATGCTATTGCAGACGGTGTTCTGGGTGTATATGTCGCAGTAACAGGCCGAAAGGAACTGGAAGACTGGTGGGTGCTGCTGCTCTGGGGACTGATTGGCATTGCTGCAGGCGTGCTGACTTTTGCTGCACCCAGTATTACTGCGTTGATACTGCTCTTTTACATAGCAGCCTGGGCAGTTGTTTCTGGTGTGCTGCAGATTGCACTGGCGATTCGCCTTCGTAAGGAGATTGAAGGCGAACTGTTCCTGGTGCTGGCAGGCATCCTCTCCATCGGCTTTGGACTCATACTGATGGCCCGCCCGGGAGATGGCGCATTGGCTGTTGTCTGGATCATCGGCGTCTACGCAGTGGCACACGGCATCACGCTAGCTGTGCTGGGTATGAGGCTACGTTCATTCCGGAGTAGGGTTAAGGAACGATTAGCAAATCGGTGAAGTTATCCCATTGAGTTCAGATATTCAAAGATCATGATAATCTGAACTCTGAACTTTCGTCAACTCGTTGAATCGTCTAAACTGATATGGTGCATCCCATTTCAGGAAGATGACCATGACAACACCACGTACTTCCCCTGATTGTGAAAACACTCTGGATCGCAGGGGGTTCCTGGCTGCCAGCGCTATATCCCTGGCCGGGTTTGCAGTACCCAGGTATGTTGTTGCTGATGAAGTTACCAGTTCGAAGAATGAGAGCGAAACAGCGGTGAAGGCTTTGTACGAATCGCTGACAGCGGAGCAGAAGAAAGTCATCTGTTTTGGCTGGGACTTCACGGAAAAAGATCGAGGCCTGCTACGAACGCATGTCAGTAACAACTGGCAGATCACCAGGCCGCACATCGACAGCGAGTTTTATACAAAGAAGCAGAAGATGCTGCTGCACGATGCCTTTAAGGGGCTGTTTTCGCCAGATTGGTATCCACGGATTCTCAAACAGCTGAAGGATGACACAGGCGGCAAACCCTGGGGAGCGGAGCAAAGCGTTGCCATCTTTGGCACGCCAGGCAAGAACAAGTTTGAAATGGTGATGACCGGCAGGCACATGACCGTGCGCATAGATGGCAACAGCGAAGATCATGTCGCCTTGGGTGGTCCAATCTTCCATGGTCATGCGCCGATCTTTGTCGAAAAGAAAGATCATCCGGGTAATGTGTTCTGGCATCAGGCTCTGGAGGCAAATAAAGTCTACACGCTGCTAGATAGCAAACAGCAGGAGCAGGCGCTGGTGAAAGTGCGGCCTCACGAGGCAGAGGTGTCGTTGCAGGGAGGACAGGGAACATTTGAAGGAATTGCTGTCAAGGAACTTTCGAGCGACCAGAAGTCCGAAGTGAACAAAGTCCTCAAAAGCCTGATTGCTCCGTACCGTGAAGTTGATCAGCGCGAGATCATGCAGTGTCTGGAAAAGCAAGGTGGCTTGAACGCTTGTAACCTGGCGTTTTACGAGACCGGCGATATCGGCAAGGACCGCGTCTGGGATAACTGGCGGCTGGAAGGCCCGAGCTTCGTATGGTACTTCCGAGGCGAGCCGCATGTACATATCTGGATTAACATAGCTGATTCGCCGGATGTGAAGCTGAATGCCAAGGGGTGAGTAGGATCGTGGTCCGCATGAATGTCAATCACCATTGGCCTGCTTCAGGTACCGGTCAAAGAACTGAGCGATCTCAGCCAGGCATTCTTTCGATTCTGGCGACGGGTAACTGGTGAGATACTCGGCATGGCACATGCCTTCGAAGACATGGATTTCTGCAGGTATACCGGCAGCGCGGAGCTTGCGGTGTGTGCGTGCTGTGGTGCTAAGCAACAGATCGCGTGTGCCTGTAATCAGGATGGTTGGCGGAAAGCTGGTAAGGTCGCCATAGACAGGTGAGAGCATCGGGTCTTTCAGGTCTTTGCCATTGGCGTAGAGTTTCAGGCAGGCTTCAATTCTACCTTCGTAGCGACCCAACAGATGATCGATTTCTGCATTGAGGAATACGGTGTCACCAGTTTTGGTAAGGTCCGCACCCGGAGTGCCCAGGAGTAAGGCGGCGGGCATGGGCAGGTTTTCCTGTTTGCAGCGAAGCATGGTCGTCATCGTCAATCCGGCACCTGCAGAAGTGCCACCCATCACCACTGTTTTGGGTTGATGATTCTTGATCACTTCTTTCCACACAGCCAGCACATCGTCGGGTGCGGCGGGGAATGGATGATCGGGTGGCATACGATAATCGACTGAGAGAGTTGGCATTTGGCACGTATGGGCCAACAGAACCGCTTCCCCCGAGCCAGCGATGCCGCCATTAAACACAAATGCTCCGCCATGAACGTGAAACAGCAGGTTTTTCTCTTTGCCTGGTGCGATGGTTTTGGGTGTTACTTTATAACAGTTGACACCGGCAACGGTGACAGGCTCCACTTTGACACCCAGCATCGTGGCAAATCCAGTGACGATTTTCGTCGCGGCAGAGTCCGCGCCTTGTTGCAGTTTCTTCCAGCCTTCAGCCGTCGTCGGCATTTCGCCCACTGGAGAAACGGGCGTTGCAATGGATTTCTGCAACTGCGGCGAAACGGTGTTGGGAACAGGAATCGCTTTGGCAGGAACTTTGAGTTCAGGAAGTGTGCTCTTTTCCTGTGCTGCCATCATCAATGTGATGCAGAGAATGGTGGCCAGACTGACAAGGATACCTGATCGGAGAGATGCTGACATGGTTATTCCTATTGAGCGCGATTCAACAAGTTAGAATTCAGTTCGAATAGCCCAGAGGTCGGGAAACGCAGGCTTCAGTAGCGTAGTACGCAGATATTCCGCGCCGCTGGAGCCGCCGGTGCCTCGCTTGGTGCCGATGGTACGTTCCACCATTTTGACATGGCGGTAGCGCCATTCCTGGATGCCTTCATCCAGATCGACTAATCGTTCGCAGAATTCAGACAATGCCTGATCGGTACGGTAAATATGGATAAGCGTTTGCTGCATGGGCAGTGAGGCATTCACAGGCTGGGTAATATTACGTTGCAGAACATCTACTGGCACAGTGAAACCCCGGCGGGACAGGTAGCTGGTAAACCAATCCCATAGCGACGGAGACTGCATCCGTTTTTCCAGTTGTGCAAACTCTTTCCCGCCTGCAGGGTAATGATTCATGGCAGCAGGCCGCTTGTGACCAAGGACAAATTCGAGTTCGCGAAACTGAGCTGACTGAAAGCCGCTACCTGATTCAAGCCGCTGGCGAAAGCTGAGAAACTCCAGCGGAGTCATCGTTTCCAGAATATCAACTTGAGCCACCAGCACTTTCAGAATAGTGAGCACCCGTTTCATCACATGACCGGCACGGGCCAGATCATCGTCAGCCAGCAGTTTCTGGATGTAATCAAGTTCGTGCAGCATTTCCTTGAACCAGAGTTCGTAAACCTGGTGAATGATGATGAAGAGCATTTCGTCATGCTCTCGCCCGGGCTCCTGCAGTAGCAGAAGCGGTTCGAGTTTCAGATAATCTGCATAGTTCGGCATATCAATCAGGCTCCGTTCTTACACTCCCCATCTTACACATCCAGATTGAATGCCCAAGAAATTTCAGTTGCATGAACGAGTTCGTCATGCGAGATTCAGCATTACAAGTTAACGGAAACGATGAATGAACATTGATCTCACAGGTAAGCGAGCCTTGGTATGCGGAGCTAGCCAAGGAATTGGCAAAGCGATAGCCTTCGAACTAGCATCGCTGGGGGCAGAGGTTACGGTCTGTGGCCGAAATCAGCAGGTTCTGGAACAGGTGATGCAGCAGCTACCTGTTTCCCAAGGACAAAAGCATTCAGTGCTCGTGGCAGATTTCAGCTTGCCTGATCAGTTAAAGTCGGCTGTCATTTTGCATTTACAGACACATGGGCCAGTCAACATTCTGATCAATAATACCGGTGGGCCGCCACCTGGGCCTGTACATTTGGCGGATACTACTGCATTCATCGCTGCATTTCAGCAGCATTTGATATGCAATCAGATTCTGGTACAGGCACTGCTGCCTGGTATGATGGAAACCCAGTATGGCCGTATCATCAACATCATTTCGACTTCGGTGAAGCAGCCTATTGCCAATCTGGGCGTATCGAACACGATTCGCGGGGCGGTAGCGAACTGGGCCAAGACCTTGGCGGGTGAACTGGGAAAATTTGGCATCACGGTCAACAACGTGTTGCCTGGTTCAACAGATACTGCAAGGCTGAATGCCATCATCGACATCAAAGCAGCCAAGGGTGGCAAATCGCGTGATGTAGTTGTGGAGGAAGAAAAAGCCATTGTGCCCCTGGGGCGATTTGCTCAGCCGGAAGAAATCGCATATGCTGTAGCCTTCCTGGCCAGTCCATCGGCTGCGTATATCAGTGGTATCAATTTGCCCGTGGATGGTGGCAGAACGGGTTGCCTATAGTAATCCAATCTGTGGGAGTACGGTGTGCAGAAGATAGCCAACTTTATTGATGGCATGAATCGCGAGCCTCTGAACGGCAGATATCTCGATAATGTTGAGCCTGCTACAGGCCGGGTCTATTCGTTATTGCCTGATTCGGATGCCAGCGATCTGGCACTCGCGGTTGCTTCTGCAGAAAAGGCGTTACCTGCCTGGAAAGCACTCGGTGCCGAATCGCGAGCCAGAATGCTTTATGCCATTGCTG of the Planctomycetia bacterium genome contains:
- a CDS encoding sigma-70 family RNA polymerase sigma factor, which gives rise to MNVNDSFDDLMTRLKTGEDEAAREVFQRYANRLMGLARKHLDQRLTVKDAPEDVVQSAYKSFFVRQREGNFEIQNWDSLWGLLTMITVRKCADRAAHYRTEKRDMTREVAQGGSEPSMPALWQTAVDRDPLPQEAAVLAETVEDLFQSLSDEDERSVLELSLQGFTATEISEQLNRAERSVRRIRERIRKRLERACTYDSY
- a CDS encoding calcium-binding protein; the encoded protein is MFRRWYQSKYSSQNPRPVVLPRMKRYSLNLEKLEDRTVPAVTASFSAATGSLTIFGDNLDNNIVISRNTAGGILVNGGAVAIQGGTPTVANTAMIQAFGQGGNDQIALNEANGALPRALLFGGAGNDVLTGGSAADQLFGQSGNDTLLGKGGADFLFGGTENDTLTGGDADDQVFGESGDDRMIWNPGDDTDLNEGGAGIDTVEINGGNGAEQFTTTANGTRVRFDRLDPAPFSIDIGTSENLVVNMNGGNDSFSATGNLAALIKITIDGGTGNDTILGSNGIDLLRGGDGDDFIDGQQGNDVVFMGAGNDVFQWDPGDGSDVVEGQDGLDTMQFNGSAGNEIFEASVNGGRVRFTRNLGNIVMDLDDVERINLQMLGGTDTLIVNDLSGTDVTEINANLAGTIGGTTGDSQSDTVIVNGNKFSNIIDVFGAGTSVAVLGMPTVVNITQSEGANDALVINGMAGNDGITATTLPAGVVKLTIDGGTGNDTLLGSQGADVFFGGDGDDFVFGDNGNDVALLGAGNDVFQWDPGDGNDTIEGQDGIDQMLFFGSNASENINIVANGGRVLFLRDVANVTMDLNDLENIEFRALGGADNIVVGDLSGTDVVSIGLDLRGPNGGGDGAADSVTVNGTNGADVFGAAGDAGGINVFGLHASVNIFFQEQANDRLTLNGLGGDDVINATSLEADGIQLTMNGGLGNDLFIGSEGDDLINGGDGNDTALMGAGDDTFIWNPGDDNDTLEGQDGFDRMTFNGANISENIDISANGGRVRFFRNVANVLMDLNDVEGIDFNALGGADVIVVNDLSGTDVVEVNLNLAGFGGVGDAQPDTVIVQGTQADDVILALGDASGSSVLGLAARVNITGVEAVNDRLVINAGSGDDVIEASGLSSAAIQLTGNGEEGNDVLVGGDGNDVLTGGAGDDVLIGGLGLDILDGGTGDNVVIQ
- a CDS encoding HdeD family acid-resistance protein; the encoded protein is MHLANSLTERWWVFVVRGVIAILFGILCFVQPELSLTTLVLMFGSYAIADGVLGVYVAVTGRKELEDWWVLLLWGLIGIAAGVLTFAAPSITALILLFYIAAWAVVSGVLQIALAIRLRKEIEGELFLVLAGILSIGFGLILMARPGDGALAVVWIIGVYAVAHGITLAVLGMRLRSFRSRVKERLANR
- a CDS encoding DUF3500 domain-containing protein, coding for MTTPRTSPDCENTLDRRGFLAASAISLAGFAVPRYVVADEVTSSKNESETAVKALYESLTAEQKKVICFGWDFTEKDRGLLRTHVSNNWQITRPHIDSEFYTKKQKMLLHDAFKGLFSPDWYPRILKQLKDDTGGKPWGAEQSVAIFGTPGKNKFEMVMTGRHMTVRIDGNSEDHVALGGPIFHGHAPIFVEKKDHPGNVFWHQALEANKVYTLLDSKQQEQALVKVRPHEAEVSLQGGQGTFEGIAVKELSSDQKSEVNKVLKSLIAPYREVDQREIMQCLEKQGGLNACNLAFYETGDIGKDRVWDNWRLEGPSFVWYFRGEPHVHIWINIADSPDVKLNAKG
- a CDS encoding alpha/beta hydrolase, translated to MSASLRSGILVSLATILCITLMMAAQEKSTLPELKVPAKAIPVPNTVSPQLQKSIATPVSPVGEMPTTAEGWKKLQQGADSAATKIVTGFATMLGVKVEPVTVAGVNCYKVTPKTIAPGKEKNLLFHVHGGAFVFNGGIAGSGEAVLLAHTCQMPTLSVDYRMPPDHPFPAAPDDVLAVWKEVIKNHQPKTVVMGGTSAGAGLTMTTMLRCKQENLPMPAALLLGTPGADLTKTGDTVFLNAEIDHLLGRYEGRIEACLKLYANGKDLKDPMLSPVYGDLTSFPPTILITGTRDLLLSTTARTHRKLRAAGIPAEIHVFEGMCHAEYLTSYPSPESKECLAEIAQFFDRYLKQANGD
- a CDS encoding tryptophan 2,3-dioxygenase, whose amino-acid sequence is MPNYADYLKLEPLLLLQEPGREHDEMLFIIIHQVYELWFKEMLHELDYIQKLLADDDLARAGHVMKRVLTILKVLVAQVDILETMTPLEFLSFRQRLESGSGFQSAQFRELEFVLGHKRPAAMNHYPAGGKEFAQLEKRMQSPSLWDWFTSYLSRRGFTVPVDVLQRNITQPVNASLPMQQTLIHIYRTDQALSEFCERLVDLDEGIQEWRYRHVKMVERTIGTKRGTGGSSGAEYLRTTLLKPAFPDLWAIRTEF
- a CDS encoding SDR family oxidoreductase, whose protein sequence is MNIDLTGKRALVCGASQGIGKAIAFELASLGAEVTVCGRNQQVLEQVMQQLPVSQGQKHSVLVADFSLPDQLKSAVILHLQTHGPVNILINNTGGPPPGPVHLADTTAFIAAFQQHLICNQILVQALLPGMMETQYGRIINIISTSVKQPIANLGVSNTIRGAVANWAKTLAGELGKFGITVNNVLPGSTDTARLNAIIDIKAAKGGKSRDVVVEEEKAIVPLGRFAQPEEIAYAVAFLASPSAAYISGINLPVDGGRTGCL